In Bacillus thuringiensis, the DNA window CCCCCTATTCGAAAGTAACTCATTAATAATTTTTTTAATTTCTTCCCTCTCACCAGAAACTACAAGCATATCGCCTTCCTCAATTACCGTTTCTGGCCCTGGATTAAATAGCTTTTTCATATTCTTCTTCATAACTGCAATAATCGTTACGCTATAGTTTTTCCTTATTTCAAGATCACCAATTGTTTTTCCGATTGATGGAGCTGCATTCTCTACTTTAAACCACTCAATCGCTAAACCTTCAAAGACCATTTCAACATTTTCTAATGCTCTAGGCTTATATACCATTCCACCTAATATTGCTGCAATTTGTCTTGCCTCTGAGTCACGTAATGAAATACTTGAGATACTTTCTTCATGGTCTGAATCAAAATGATACATTTCTCTACGCCCGTCATCATGAATGACAATTACCATCTTTTCGTTACCTTTCGTAACGATTTGAAATTTGTAACCAATACCCGGAAGTTCACTTTCTCTAATATTCATATTTAGCTCCTCCACAACTTTTGTATTTGAATTTTCTGTTTTTCTGTCTTTTATTCATCCAATCAACTTTAGAAATTCTAACCATTCAGGATATCTGTGACTTGGAAATCTTTTATTGTAATAATAAGTGGCTCCTAAAAAGATACTGAAAGATGTAATGATAAAAAATATATT includes these proteins:
- a CDS encoding cation:proton antiporter regulatory subunit, producing the protein MNIRESELPGIGYKFQIVTKGNEKMVIVIHDDGRREMYHFDSDHEESISSISLRDSEARQIAAILGGMVYKPRALENVEMVFEGLAIEWFKVENAAPSIGKTIGDLEIRKNYSVTIIAVMKKNMKKLFNPGPETVIEEGDMLVVSGEREEIKKIINELLSNRGTD